A genomic stretch from Coffea arabica cultivar ET-39 chromosome 10c, Coffea Arabica ET-39 HiFi, whole genome shotgun sequence includes:
- the LOC113714149 gene encoding uncharacterized protein: MQEHGVVHGKKIKFSKNDGRRATTYCKNCSWKVSTAVMLDKKTFQIRSMQDEHNCGRTFDHRLANSTFLVDRYKKELAAMADMKVSTLTDKMKTDVNVNISRWQAYRTKKKAASLVNGEHETQYNKLRNYCKEVKRDNPGSNVFMTTVENDEGEDRFERLYICLNACKTGFLSGCRPVVRLDGCHLRGPHKDVLLTAVGIDPNDQLYPIADAVGLIQTIQELLPDVEHRMCVRHMYNNFKKLHGGLTLKERIWALVKVPYKSLFKALMEALKAVDEGAFQ, translated from the exons ATGCAAGAGCATGGAGTGGTTCACGGAAAGAAGATAAAGTTCAGTAAAAATGATGGCAGAAGAGCTACAACTTATTGCAAGAACTGTAGCTGGAAAGTTTCTACAGCTGTTATGCTAGACAAAAAGACTTTTCAAATCAGGAGCATGCAAGATGAACACAATTGTGGGAGGACATTTGACCACAGACTAGCAAACTCAACTTTTCTGGTTGATAGATACAAAAAGGAGTTGGCTGCTATGGCTGACATGAAGGTGAGTACACTCACAGATAAAATGAAGACTGATGTTAATGTCAACATTTCTAGGTGGCAAGCTTATAGAACCAAGAAAAAGGCAGCGAGTTTAGTTAATGGTGAACACGAAACCCAATACAACAAACTAAGAAACTATTGTAAGGAAGTAAAGAGGGATAATCCTGGCTCAAATGTTTTCATGACCACTGTTGAAAATGATGAGGGAGAAGATAGGTTTGAGAGGTTGTATATTTGTCTCAATGCATGCAAGACAGGCTTTTTAAGTGGTTGTAGGCCTGTTGTCAGGTTAGATGGCTGCCACCTTAGAGGGCCCCACAAAGATGTGTTGCTTACAGCTGTAGGAATTGACCCCAATGATCAGTTGTACCCCATTGCCGATGCTGTG GGACTGATTCAAACTATTCAAGAGTTGCTTCCAGATGTGGAGCATAGGATGTGTGTGAGACACATGTACAATAACTTTAAAAAGCTGCATGGTGGTTTGACATTAAAGGAAAGAATTTGGGCACTTGTAAAAGTTCCTTACAAAAGTTTGTTCAAGGCTTTGATGGAAGCTTTGAAAGCAGTTGATGAGGGTGCATTTCAATGA